In Opitutaceae bacterium TAV5, one genomic interval encodes:
- a CDS encoding DoxX family protein, with amino-acid sequence MSTDSRSDYRLAHALARLGLGVNIALHGLVRLPKLDAFASGLREQFAQSILPGPLVYLSGCGIVIGEAVIGVLLVLGLFLRPALVAGTLLMILLITGSCLIENWGAAGIQMTYLGFYAVLLATVRHDAWSLDSRRRGSSPAA; translated from the coding sequence ATGAGCACCGATTCCCGTTCCGACTACCGCCTCGCCCACGCCCTCGCGCGCCTCGGGCTCGGCGTCAACATCGCCCTGCACGGCCTCGTGCGCCTGCCCAAGCTCGACGCCTTCGCGAGCGGCCTGCGCGAGCAGTTCGCGCAAAGCATCCTGCCCGGTCCGCTCGTTTATCTCAGCGGCTGCGGCATCGTCATCGGCGAGGCCGTGATCGGCGTGCTGCTCGTGCTCGGCCTGTTCCTGCGCCCCGCGCTCGTGGCCGGCACGCTGTTGATGATCCTGCTCATCACCGGCTCGTGCCTGATCGAGAACTGGGGCGCCGCCGGCATCCAGATGACCTACCTCGGCTTCTACGCCGTGCTCCTCGCGACCGTCCGCCACGACGCCTGGTCGCTCGACAGCCGCCGCCGCGGTTCCTCTCCGGCCGCCTGA
- a CDS encoding L-fucose dehydrogenase: MTTRRHFLSALAAGTAALASSAALPSIARGAGPAPRSPALVQSPQTPTGRYRPPYRLGLGGSPLGNASSIAIDGAEALSVLEAAWAGGIRYYDTSPFYGFGLSERRFGRLLHEKKREDYVLSTKVGRLFHATAAPRKSAWANPSPFDYDYDYSASGTRRSIEDSLQRLGISSIDIAFIHDLSPDNPDLGERWTDYLDQALKGAVPELEKMKAEGLIKAWGLGVNTLPPLLRTLERADPDIFLSACNYTLIDHAEALDTLFPLCEPRGVSIVVGSPLNNGFLAGRDRFNYAGDRKPNAQQLEKRRRLETVATAHGVDLRTAALQFCSAPAVVSAVIPGARRAHQPGENVASLQVAIPAGFWAELKHEKLIAENAPVPSPV; the protein is encoded by the coding sequence ATGACGACAAGACGCCACTTCCTCTCCGCCCTGGCCGCCGGCACCGCCGCCCTGGCCTCGTCCGCCGCCCTCCCGTCCATCGCCCGCGGGGCCGGGCCCGCGCCCCGTTCTCCCGCCCTGGTCCAATCCCCGCAGACCCCCACCGGCCGCTATCGCCCGCCCTATCGCCTCGGCCTGGGCGGCTCGCCGCTGGGCAACGCCTCCTCCATCGCGATCGACGGGGCCGAGGCCCTCTCCGTCCTCGAAGCCGCCTGGGCAGGCGGTATCCGCTATTACGATACATCGCCGTTCTACGGCTTCGGCCTGAGCGAGCGCCGGTTCGGCCGGCTCCTCCACGAGAAAAAACGGGAGGACTACGTCCTCTCCACCAAAGTCGGCCGCCTCTTCCACGCCACCGCTGCGCCGCGCAAGTCCGCCTGGGCCAATCCCTCGCCCTTCGACTACGACTACGACTATTCGGCCTCCGGCACCCGCCGCTCGATTGAGGACAGCCTCCAGCGCCTCGGCATCTCGTCGATCGACATCGCGTTCATCCACGACCTCTCCCCCGACAACCCCGACCTCGGCGAACGCTGGACCGACTACCTCGACCAGGCCCTCAAAGGCGCCGTGCCCGAGCTCGAAAAGATGAAGGCCGAAGGCCTCATCAAAGCCTGGGGCCTCGGGGTGAACACCCTCCCGCCCCTCCTGCGCACGCTCGAACGCGCCGACCCGGACATCTTTCTCTCCGCCTGCAACTACACCCTGATCGATCACGCCGAGGCGCTCGACACGCTCTTCCCCCTCTGCGAGCCGCGCGGCGTCTCCATCGTCGTCGGCTCGCCGCTCAACAACGGCTTCCTCGCCGGCCGCGACCGCTTCAACTACGCCGGAGACCGCAAGCCCAACGCGCAACAACTCGAAAAACGACGCCGCCTCGAAACCGTCGCCACGGCGCACGGCGTCGATCTGCGGACCGCGGCGCTCCAGTTTTGCAGCGCGCCCGCCGTCGTCTCCGCCGTCATTCCCGGGGCCCGCCGGGCGCACCAACCCGGAGAAAACGTCGCCTCCCTGCAAGTCGCCATCCCCGCCGGATTCTGGGCCGAGTTGAAACACGAAAAACTCATCGCGGAAAACGCCCCCGTGCCGTCCCCTGTCTGA
- a CDS encoding gluconolactonase, translating to MNHRVFSLSLALAIAAVPAFSASAELVEVARSPEHMWNGVTVSKTGRLFASFPAMAGARTLSVGEILPDGAIRPYPGGTWNTYEKGDPTHDRFVGVNAVVSDDRDRLWVVDPAGGFGSVPLAGQAKLVQIDLAADTVARVYPFPTDVVPERGFINDVRIAGGHAILTDSGLGALIVLDLDTGRSRRLLADDPRLKADPNLTLTIDGRPYLNAQGRTPQMHVNTLDLSPDGRHLYFQPNGGPRLLRLPLALLIDPAQDDTALSAAIEDLGPTRFNAGMTFGPDGSLYYSDIEIGGITRRKPDGTFETLVADPARIAWPDASRIGPDGFLYFPAAQINRLPANNPEGRDLIERPFLLFKVRLP from the coding sequence ATGAACCACCGAGTGTTTTCCCTCAGTCTCGCCCTTGCGATCGCCGCCGTCCCGGCCTTTTCCGCCTCCGCCGAACTCGTCGAAGTCGCCCGATCCCCCGAACACATGTGGAACGGTGTCACCGTCTCCAAAACCGGACGCCTCTTCGCCAGCTTCCCCGCCATGGCCGGTGCCCGGACCCTCTCCGTCGGCGAAATCCTGCCCGACGGCGCCATCCGCCCCTATCCCGGCGGCACCTGGAACACCTATGAAAAAGGCGACCCCACCCACGACCGCTTCGTCGGCGTCAACGCCGTGGTCTCCGACGACCGCGACCGCCTCTGGGTCGTCGATCCCGCCGGCGGCTTCGGCTCCGTGCCCCTCGCCGGCCAGGCCAAGCTCGTGCAAATCGACCTCGCCGCCGACACGGTCGCCCGCGTGTATCCATTTCCCACCGACGTCGTCCCCGAGCGCGGCTTCATCAACGACGTGCGCATCGCCGGCGGGCACGCCATACTCACCGATTCCGGCCTCGGCGCGCTCATCGTGCTCGACCTCGACACCGGCCGCTCCCGCCGCCTCCTCGCCGACGATCCCCGCCTGAAAGCCGACCCGAACCTCACCCTCACCATCGACGGACGACCCTATCTCAACGCCCAGGGCCGGACCCCGCAGATGCACGTCAACACCCTCGACCTCAGCCCCGACGGCCGCCACCTCTACTTCCAGCCCAACGGCGGCCCGCGCCTCCTCCGCCTGCCCCTCGCCCTCCTCATCGACCCCGCGCAGGACGACACGGCCCTCTCCGCCGCCATCGAGGACCTGGGCCCCACCCGCTTCAACGCCGGCATGACCTTCGGCCCGGACGGTTCCCTCTACTACAGCGACATCGAGATCGGCGGCATCACCCGCCGCAAACCCGACGGCACCTTCGAAACCCTGGTCGCCGACCCCGCGCGCATCGCCTGGCCCGACGCCTCGCGCATCGGCCCCGACGGATTCCTCTACTTCCCCGCCGCCCAGATCAACCGCCTGCCCGCCAACAACCCGGAAGGCCGCGACCTCATCGAGCGCCCTTTCCTCCTCTTCAAAGTCAGGCTCCCGTAG
- a CDS encoding antibiotic biosynthesis monooxygenase translates to MIKTIVTLFAASSFCAAGGLAASGTVELFVRLQLKPGHKETFLSVMAENVRQSRLEPGNISFTAFEDRAQPDTLYLYERWKSQAALDAHMQTPHLKAVQAAASTSVSEAENLPIRDLHPVPPAEVLPVADPGPTSNVGVIFKLKPGARDAFLATWSNIPEIRQRPGCLLFSLHEVPGDPDTLVLFERWTTKAAHDAHLAQPDSQALGGILEPLLARPLMEGRVLLRDVVP, encoded by the coding sequence ATGATCAAAACCATCGTCACCCTGTTTGCCGCCTCGTCGTTTTGCGCGGCCGGCGGCCTCGCCGCCTCCGGGACGGTCGAGCTCTTCGTGCGTCTCCAGCTCAAGCCCGGACACAAGGAAACGTTCCTCTCCGTCATGGCGGAAAACGTGCGCCAGTCCCGCCTCGAGCCCGGCAACATCTCCTTCACCGCCTTCGAGGATCGCGCGCAGCCGGACACGCTCTACCTTTACGAACGCTGGAAAAGCCAGGCCGCCCTCGACGCGCACATGCAGACCCCGCACCTGAAAGCGGTGCAGGCTGCCGCCTCCACCAGCGTATCCGAGGCGGAAAACCTCCCGATCCGGGACCTGCATCCCGTTCCCCCCGCCGAAGTCCTGCCGGTCGCCGACCCCGGACCCACCTCCAACGTCGGGGTGATCTTCAAGCTCAAGCCCGGCGCGCGCGACGCCTTCCTGGCCACCTGGTCCAACATCCCCGAGATCAGACAGCGCCCCGGCTGCCTGCTCTTTTCCCTGCATGAAGTGCCCGGAGATCCCGACACCCTCGTGCTTTTCGAACGCTGGACGACCAAGGCCGCCCACGACGCCCACCTCGCCCAGCCCGACAGTCAGGCCCTCGGCGGCATCCTCGAACCGCTGCTCGCACGCCCGCTGATGGAAGGCCGCGTGCTGCTGCGCGACGTCGTTCCCTGA
- a CDS encoding GntR family transcriptional regulator, giving the protein MKSVSFRYRQIFETLFNELGSGVFRPGQKMPSEADLVKRFGVSRVTVGRALRELQLQGLVERRAGSGTYARAGAASGFTFGLIVPDLFRGEIFEPICRGLAEAPRAANHVLLWGHGATDASAEDRSEQALNLCAQYINRRVSGVFFCPVDAPPPEDRVNEQVLAALEKARIPVVLLDRDCVPYPRRTRHDLVGIDHRRVAHRAAKHLIDLGARRIAFAAYTTPAESIRMRIAGYADALKAAGPSMNAPVVVTLDQDTPQRNMEALRNLEVEGLVCANDPTAGLAMHGLRALGKRVPRDVRIVGIDDVRYAALLPVPLTTLRQPCREIGIAAMSAMLERLVRPDIPARDILLECPLIVRDSCGAKKAPGHVSEETIRHKASAGE; this is encoded by the coding sequence ATGAAATCCGTGTCATTCAGATATCGCCAGATCTTCGAGACGCTCTTCAACGAACTGGGATCGGGCGTCTTTCGGCCGGGTCAAAAAATGCCCAGCGAGGCGGACCTGGTGAAACGCTTCGGCGTCTCGCGTGTGACCGTCGGACGCGCGCTGCGGGAGCTGCAATTGCAGGGGCTCGTGGAGCGGAGGGCGGGCTCCGGCACCTACGCAAGGGCCGGGGCGGCCTCGGGATTCACTTTTGGGCTGATCGTGCCGGACCTCTTCCGGGGCGAGATTTTCGAGCCGATCTGCCGGGGTCTGGCCGAGGCTCCCCGCGCCGCCAACCATGTCCTGCTCTGGGGACATGGCGCCACGGATGCCTCCGCGGAAGACCGGAGCGAGCAGGCCCTCAACCTGTGCGCGCAATATATCAACCGGCGGGTGTCGGGCGTGTTCTTTTGCCCGGTGGATGCACCGCCGCCGGAGGACCGCGTCAACGAGCAGGTGCTCGCCGCCCTGGAAAAGGCGCGGATTCCGGTCGTGCTGCTCGACCGCGATTGCGTCCCCTACCCGCGCCGCACCCGGCACGATCTGGTCGGCATCGACCACCGGCGCGTGGCGCACCGGGCCGCGAAACACCTGATCGACCTGGGAGCCCGCCGGATCGCTTTCGCCGCCTACACGACCCCGGCCGAATCGATCCGGATGCGTATCGCGGGGTATGCGGACGCCTTGAAGGCCGCCGGGCCGTCGATGAACGCACCCGTCGTGGTGACTCTCGATCAGGATACCCCGCAAAGAAACATGGAGGCCCTGCGGAACCTGGAGGTGGAGGGCCTGGTGTGCGCCAACGACCCTACCGCCGGGCTGGCGATGCACGGCTTGAGGGCGCTGGGCAAACGGGTGCCCAGGGACGTGCGCATCGTGGGCATCGACGATGTGCGTTACGCCGCGTTGCTTCCCGTGCCGCTTACCACCCTTCGCCAGCCTTGCCGCGAGATCGGCATCGCCGCCATGTCCGCGATGCTGGAGCGTCTGGTCCGTCCCGACATCCCGGCGCGCGACATTCTGCTGGAATGTCCGCTCATCGTGCGCGACTCCTGCGGAGCGAAAAAAGCGCCCGGCCATGTATCCGAGGAGACCATACGCCACAAAGCATCCGCCGGTGAATAA
- a CDS encoding membrane protein, which yields MPVTFSSSGPADPAAASGRSGSGSTRLENRERAWQGEAPVSVAEHLGGAQFWFESFQNWQSEFLAIGSMVVLSIFLREKGSPESKALEAPHGATGS from the coding sequence ATGCCGGTCACCTTTTCCTCTTCCGGTCCTGCGGATCCTGCCGCCGCCAGCGGCCGCTCCGGCTCCGGCAGCACCCGGCTGGAAAACAGGGAACGCGCATGGCAGGGCGAAGCGCCTGTCTCCGTTGCGGAGCATCTGGGCGGCGCGCAGTTCTGGTTCGAATCGTTCCAGAACTGGCAAAGCGAGTTTCTCGCCATCGGCTCGATGGTGGTCCTGAGCATTTTCCTGCGGGAGAAGGGTTCGCCCGAATCGAAGGCGCTGGAAGCGCCTCACGGCGCCACGGGCTCCTGA
- a CDS encoding alpha-L-fucosidase, producing the protein MPDALPDPFTSLWFDQPAQQDWNRALPIGNGRFGAMIYGNIVAERLQLNEDSLWNGGPRDRRNPDAREHLPVLRQLLADGRLAAAHDLVHDALAGIPDSQRCYEPLADLFLHFEHPGAPVAVSADEMALASGYATPRFDPALLSHYRRALDLRTAVMSVDYTLNNTSYARRHLASTVDQVIALHLRAGRPGGLTLRLRLERGPRESYSTRYADTVGFVADAAREPADARTSPALLLRGRAGGEDGVRFAVGLRARIAGGALRRIGETLCIDAADSVTLVLAAATTFREDDPAAFVIGRTGAALARGWDKIRADHEREYRSRFDRASLTLGAPAAAEAGAGSIPVDLRLKRARESGGDPVLASLYFNYARYLLISSSRPGSLPANLQGLWNADFWPSWGSKYTININTEMNYWIAEPANLADCHQPLFDHLGRVVESGRETARVMYGCRGFVAHHNTDLWADTCPTDRNAGASYWTIGGAWLVLHAWDRFDYDRDPGSLAAAYALLREASLFFLDFLIEDARGRLVLSPTCSPENTYRLPNGEAGVLCAGCTMDSQLLSILFRRTAQAAQLLGRRPLAAAAIAGDHDFLARVAAAAARLPQPAVGRHGQLLEWLEDYEELDPQHRHVSHAFGLHPGDLISPRRTPDLARAIRVTLERRGDAGTGWCMAWKACMWARLGDGERAHRLLGNLLAPVETVSLANRDTAYEDGGTYPNLFCAHPPFQIDGNFGGAAAILEMLLQSHETEPDADAPDAPLGLPVIHLLPALPSAWPAGSFRGFRARGGCEVDLQWEAATPVHVALRASTATSVCVRHGDVLKKLRLQPGAETVLAGPGLELRAES; encoded by the coding sequence ATGCCTGACGCACTCCCCGACCCGTTCACTTCCCTCTGGTTTGACCAGCCTGCGCAACAGGACTGGAATCGCGCGCTGCCCATCGGCAACGGCCGTTTCGGCGCCATGATCTACGGCAACATCGTCGCCGAACGCCTCCAGCTCAACGAAGACTCGCTCTGGAACGGCGGCCCGCGCGACCGTCGCAACCCTGACGCCCGCGAGCACCTCCCGGTCCTCCGCCAGCTCCTCGCCGACGGGCGGCTCGCCGCCGCCCACGACCTCGTGCATGATGCGCTGGCCGGCATCCCCGACAGCCAGCGCTGCTACGAACCGCTCGCCGACCTGTTCCTCCACTTCGAGCACCCCGGGGCTCCGGTCGCCGTCTCCGCCGATGAAATGGCGCTCGCTTCCGGCTATGCCACTCCGCGCTTCGATCCCGCGCTTCTGTCACACTACCGTCGCGCCCTCGATCTGCGCACGGCCGTCATGTCCGTGGACTACACTCTCAACAACACGTCGTATGCCCGCCGCCACCTCGCCAGCACCGTCGACCAGGTGATCGCCCTCCACCTTCGCGCCGGTCGCCCCGGCGGCCTCACCCTTCGCCTCCGCCTCGAACGCGGCCCGCGCGAAAGCTACTCCACCCGTTATGCCGACACGGTCGGCTTCGTCGCCGACGCCGCCCGGGAGCCCGCCGATGCCCGCACGTCCCCCGCGCTCCTGCTCCGCGGCCGCGCCGGCGGCGAGGACGGCGTGCGTTTCGCCGTCGGCCTGCGCGCCCGGATCGCGGGCGGCGCGCTCCGCCGTATCGGGGAAACGCTCTGCATCGACGCCGCCGATTCCGTCACTCTCGTGCTCGCCGCCGCCACCACTTTCCGCGAGGACGACCCCGCCGCGTTTGTCATCGGGCGCACCGGCGCCGCGCTCGCCCGCGGCTGGGATAAAATCCGCGCCGACCACGAGCGTGAATATCGCTCCCGCTTCGACCGCGCCTCCCTCACGCTCGGCGCGCCCGCCGCCGCCGAAGCCGGGGCGGGATCAATCCCCGTCGATCTCCGGCTCAAGCGCGCCCGCGAGTCCGGCGGCGACCCGGTGCTGGCGTCACTCTATTTCAACTACGCGCGCTACCTGCTCATCTCCTCCAGCCGCCCCGGCAGCCTCCCGGCCAACCTGCAGGGGCTCTGGAACGCCGACTTCTGGCCGTCGTGGGGCTCCAAATACACGATCAACATCAACACCGAGATGAACTACTGGATCGCGGAGCCGGCCAACCTCGCCGACTGCCACCAGCCGCTCTTCGATCATCTCGGGCGCGTCGTCGAATCCGGCCGCGAGACCGCGCGAGTCATGTACGGCTGCCGCGGTTTTGTCGCCCACCACAATACCGATCTCTGGGCCGACACCTGCCCGACCGATCGCAATGCCGGCGCCTCCTACTGGACGATTGGCGGCGCCTGGCTCGTGCTGCATGCGTGGGACCGTTTTGACTACGACCGCGATCCCGGCTCGCTCGCCGCCGCTTACGCCCTGCTCCGGGAAGCCTCCCTGTTCTTTCTCGATTTCCTCATCGAGGACGCCCGCGGTCGCCTCGTGCTCTCGCCCACCTGCTCACCGGAAAACACCTACCGCCTTCCCAACGGGGAAGCCGGCGTTCTTTGCGCCGGCTGCACGATGGACAGCCAGCTTCTTTCCATCCTCTTCCGCCGCACCGCCCAGGCCGCGCAGCTCCTCGGCCGGCGTCCGCTCGCTGCCGCCGCCATCGCCGGGGATCACGATTTTCTCGCGCGGGTCGCCGCTGCCGCCGCCCGGCTCCCGCAACCCGCCGTGGGCCGCCATGGTCAGTTGCTCGAATGGCTTGAAGACTACGAGGAGCTCGATCCGCAGCATCGCCATGTCTCGCACGCCTTCGGGCTGCATCCGGGCGATCTCATTTCCCCTCGCCGCACCCCCGACCTTGCCCGCGCCATCCGCGTGACCCTCGAACGTCGCGGAGATGCCGGCACCGGCTGGTGCATGGCCTGGAAAGCCTGCATGTGGGCCCGCCTCGGCGACGGCGAACGCGCCCACCGCCTCCTCGGCAATCTCCTCGCGCCCGTCGAAACCGTCTCCCTCGCCAACCGCGACACGGCCTACGAAGACGGCGGCACCTACCCGAATCTTTTCTGCGCGCACCCGCCGTTCCAGATCGACGGCAATTTCGGCGGCGCCGCCGCGATCCTCGAGATGCTGCTGCAAAGCCACGAGACGGAACCCGACGCGGACGCGCCCGACGCTCCCCTCGGCCTGCCGGTGATCCATCTGCTCCCCGCGTTGCCTTCCGCCTGGCCCGCCGGTTCCTTCCGGGGTTTCCGTGCGCGCGGCGGCTGCGAGGTGGACCTGCAATGGGAAGCCGCCACGCCCGTGCACGTCGCGCTGCGCGCATCAACCGCCACCAGCGTCTGCGTCCGCCACGGCGATGTCCTGAAAAAACTCCGCCTGCAACCCGGCGCGGAAACGGTCCTCGCCGGCCCCGGCCTCGAACTCCGGGCCGAAAGCTGA
- a CDS encoding magnesium chelatase, which yields MLSTLLSAALNGIEAQPVHIEVNTGERGEWKLVLVGLPDSAVKESGDRVSSALANSGFSPPRTRTTINLAPGDLRKEGPFYDLPIALGMLVATGQVAAPAIGDYLIAGELALSGATRPVRGALAIARLARSLGCRGLVLPAQSAAEAALVEGLDVFAVKSLAEAAQFLSGSGSSAKPLEPVRHADALRLLRSSGEHAGDFVEVKGQQALRRAVEVAVAGGHNLIMVGPPGSGKSMIAKRIPSIMPAPTLDESLEILAIHSAAGQTISHASEFGRRPVRSPHHTISDVGLLGGGAIPGPGEISLAHHGVLFLDELPEFKRSALEVLRQPLEDGAVTISRSAGKVTLPCGFMLVAAMNPCPCGYLGDPKHECRCSPAQIQRYRARISGPLLDRIDIHIEAPALAIGELRSAAPGESSAAVRDRVQAARDRQLARFHGSRTLANARMTHAQIREHVPLDTTLGDLLQQAMEQLSLSARAWDRILKVARTIADLAASDRVESNHLLEAIQYRSLDRNLFY from the coding sequence ATGTTATCGACTCTTCTTTCCGCCGCCCTCAATGGCATCGAAGCCCAGCCCGTCCATATCGAGGTCAATACCGGCGAGCGGGGCGAATGGAAGCTTGTCCTGGTCGGGCTCCCGGATTCTGCCGTCAAGGAATCCGGCGACCGCGTTTCCTCCGCTCTCGCCAACAGCGGTTTTTCCCCGCCCCGCACGCGCACCACGATCAACCTCGCTCCCGGCGACCTGCGCAAGGAAGGGCCGTTCTACGATCTGCCCATCGCGCTCGGCATGCTCGTCGCCACCGGCCAGGTGGCCGCGCCCGCCATCGGCGACTACCTGATCGCCGGTGAACTGGCCCTTTCCGGCGCGACCCGCCCCGTGCGCGGCGCGCTCGCCATCGCCCGGCTCGCCCGCTCGCTCGGTTGCCGCGGGCTCGTGCTCCCGGCCCAGTCCGCCGCCGAAGCCGCCCTCGTCGAAGGGCTCGATGTATTTGCCGTAAAATCCCTCGCCGAAGCCGCGCAGTTTCTCTCGGGTTCGGGATCGTCAGCAAAACCCCTCGAACCCGTCCGCCATGCCGACGCGCTCCGGCTGCTCCGTTCCTCCGGAGAGCATGCCGGCGATTTCGTCGAGGTGAAGGGACAGCAGGCGCTGCGCCGCGCCGTCGAGGTGGCTGTCGCCGGCGGGCACAACCTCATCATGGTCGGCCCGCCCGGTTCCGGAAAATCCATGATCGCGAAACGCATCCCCTCGATCATGCCCGCTCCCACGCTCGACGAATCGCTCGAAATCCTCGCCATCCATTCGGCGGCGGGACAGACGATCTCGCACGCCTCGGAATTCGGACGGCGCCCGGTGCGCTCGCCCCACCACACGATTTCCGATGTCGGCCTGCTCGGCGGCGGCGCCATCCCCGGTCCCGGCGAAATCTCGCTCGCCCATCACGGCGTGCTGTTCCTCGACGAGTTGCCCGAATTCAAACGCTCCGCGCTGGAAGTGCTGCGCCAGCCGCTCGAGGACGGCGCGGTCACCATCTCGCGCAGCGCCGGCAAGGTCACGCTGCCCTGCGGTTTCATGCTGGTCGCGGCGATGAATCCGTGCCCCTGCGGGTATCTCGGCGACCCGAAACACGAGTGCCGTTGCAGTCCGGCCCAGATCCAGCGTTACCGCGCCCGGATCAGCGGTCCGTTGCTGGACCGCATCGACATTCACATCGAAGCTCCCGCGCTCGCCATCGGCGAACTCCGCTCCGCCGCTCCCGGCGAATCCTCCGCCGCCGTCCGCGACCGGGTGCAGGCCGCGCGCGACCGGCAACTGGCGCGGTTTCACGGCAGCCGCACGCTCGCCAATGCCCGCATGACCCATGCGCAAATCCGCGAACACGTCCCGCTCGACACCACGCTCGGCGATCTCCTGCAACAGGCCATGGAGCAGCTTTCGTTGTCCGCCCGCGCCTGGGACCGCATCCTCAAGGTCGCCCGCACCATCGCCGACCTCGCCGCCAGCGACCGCGTCGAAAGCAATCACCTGCTCGAGGCCATCCAGTACCGCAGCCTCGACCGCAACCTGTTTTACTGA
- a CDS encoding transcriptional regulator produces MALLAQGIDYFGPDGFPVTVRRATATRPPGKPSHPHDYTETEHWHDFCELVIVAGGRGQHLLEGESFFVSTGDVFVVQGRQVHCFRERDGLALINVMYDPARLPLPFGLLRRLPGYSALFMLEPTFRSAHRFSSRLHLGRRDLGSAETLVERIETESSQGQDGHEAVLLGLLVELMVFLSRRYGESDATESRALLRIGQFVSMLEQRFREPWTLEQLASRAHLSRTNLLRIFRKATGQSPIDFLIGLRIEAARRLLRQSDLDITAIALECGFSDSNYFARQFRQVCGLTPTAYRRQTRGAAPGKPA; encoded by the coding sequence ATGGCCCTGCTCGCCCAAGGCATCGACTACTTCGGCCCGGACGGCTTCCCCGTCACCGTCCGGCGCGCCACCGCCACCCGGCCTCCCGGCAAACCGTCGCACCCGCACGACTACACGGAAACCGAACACTGGCACGACTTCTGCGAACTCGTCATCGTGGCGGGCGGACGCGGCCAGCACCTCCTCGAAGGCGAATCGTTTTTTGTATCCACCGGCGACGTTTTTGTCGTCCAGGGCCGTCAGGTTCACTGTTTCCGTGAACGCGACGGGCTGGCGCTGATCAACGTGATGTACGATCCGGCCCGCCTCCCCCTCCCCTTCGGGCTGCTCCGGCGCCTGCCCGGCTACAGCGCGCTTTTCATGCTGGAGCCGACCTTTCGCAGCGCGCACCGCTTCTCGAGCCGGCTCCATCTCGGGCGCCGCGACCTCGGCAGCGCGGAGACACTCGTGGAACGGATCGAGACGGAGTCCTCGCAGGGTCAGGACGGCCACGAAGCCGTGCTCCTCGGCCTGCTCGTCGAACTCATGGTTTTCCTCTCCCGACGCTACGGAGAAAGCGACGCCACCGAAAGCCGCGCCCTGCTCCGGATCGGGCAGTTTGTCAGCATGCTCGAACAGCGGTTCCGTGAACCGTGGACGCTGGAGCAACTCGCGTCCCGCGCGCATCTTTCGCGCACGAATCTGTTGCGTATCTTCCGGAAGGCCACCGGCCAGTCCCCCATCGATTTTCTCATCGGCCTGCGCATCGAGGCAGCCCGGCGCCTGCTGCGCCAGAGCGATCTCGACATCACCGCCATCGCGCTCGAATGCGGCTTTTCCGACAGCAACTATTTCGCCCGCCAGTTCCGGCAAGTCTGCGGATTGACTCCGACCGCCTATCGCCGCCAGACGCGAGGAGCCGCGCCCGGGAAACCCGCGTAG